From a single Bacteroidales bacterium genomic region:
- a CDS encoding D-sedoheptulose 7-phosphate isomerase, whose protein sequence is MDKKKLIQQRIQSSIDVKNSILNNDIILNTINAIAQLIIRSFKQGNSVWLCGNGGSAADAQHIAAELSGRYYFDRPPLPAEALHVNTSYLTAVANDYGYDDIYARYIMAVGKKGDVLIGISTSGNSKNVVNAFKQAKEQGLVLVALTGEKSSQLEVLSDYCIKVPSLDTPRIQETHILIGHILCELVESDLFNTK, encoded by the coding sequence CATACAACAACGCATTCAATCGAGTATTGATGTTAAAAATTCTATTTTAAATAATGATATTATATTGAATACGATAAACGCTATTGCTCAATTGATAATTCGTTCGTTTAAGCAAGGGAATAGTGTTTGGCTATGTGGTAATGGAGGTAGTGCTGCAGATGCACAGCATATAGCAGCCGAACTTTCGGGACGATATTATTTTGATAGACCCCCTTTACCGGCCGAGGCATTGCATGTTAATACTTCGTATTTAACCGCAGTTGCCAACGATTATGGATACGATGATATTTATGCACGTTATATTATGGCAGTGGGAAAAAAGGGCGATGTGTTGATAGGCATTTCTACATCTGGCAATTCAAAAAATGTTGTTAATGCGTTTAAACAGGCAAAAGAACAAGGTTTAGTGTTGGTTGCATTAACAGGTGAAAAAAGTTCACAATTAGAAGTTTTGAGCGATTATTGCATAAAAGTGCCGTCATTAGATACACCTCGTATTCAGGAAACGCATATTCTTATTGGTCATATTTTATGCGAATTAGTAGAATCGGACTTGTTTAATACGAAATAA
- a CDS encoding adenosylhomocysteinase: MTSEIMTYKVKDLSLADWGRKEIKLAETEMPGLMSLRKKYGTQKPLKGARITGSLHMTIQTAVLIETLVELGADVRWASCNIFSTQDHAAAAIAKAGIPVFAWKGETLEEYWWCTLQALSFPDGQGPTSIVDDGGDATLLIHWGYKAENDPSFLDTPSTSDEEKIIKALLKETLKNEPNKWHKMVQNIKGVSEETTTGVHRLYQMFEKNELLFPAINVNDSVTKSKFDNLYGCRESLADGIKRATDIMLAGKVVVVAGYGDVGKGSARSMRSYGARVIVTEIDPICALQAAMEGFEVTTMEEALKEGNIFVTATGNCDVITLEHMLQMKNESIVCNIGHFDNEIQVSRLENYPGIKKVNIKPQVDQYIFPDGHSIILLAEGRLVNLGCATGHPSFVMSNSFTNQTLAQIDFYKNQYKIGVYRLPKHLDEEVARLHLEHIGVKLTKLTDKQAQYIGVPVEGPYKADHYRY; encoded by the coding sequence ATTAAAAGGAGCTCGCATTACAGGCTCGTTGCATATGACTATTCAAACTGCCGTTTTAATTGAAACCTTAGTTGAATTAGGCGCCGACGTACGTTGGGCAAGTTGCAATATTTTCTCAACCCAAGACCACGCTGCAGCTGCTATTGCTAAAGCCGGTATTCCAGTTTTTGCATGGAAAGGCGAAACACTTGAAGAATACTGGTGGTGCACGCTCCAAGCCCTTTCATTTCCCGACGGTCAAGGTCCTACTTCGATTGTTGACGATGGTGGCGACGCTACCTTGCTTATACACTGGGGTTACAAAGCCGAAAACGACCCTTCGTTCCTCGATACTCCTTCAACTTCAGACGAAGAAAAAATAATAAAAGCCTTGCTCAAAGAAACGCTAAAAAATGAGCCGAATAAATGGCACAAAATGGTTCAAAACATAAAAGGTGTTAGCGAAGAAACAACTACCGGTGTTCATCGTTTGTATCAAATGTTTGAGAAAAACGAGCTCTTATTCCCTGCCATCAATGTAAACGATTCGGTTACCAAGTCTAAATTCGACAACCTTTATGGCTGCCGCGAATCGTTAGCCGATGGTATTAAACGTGCAACCGACATTATGTTAGCTGGGAAAGTGGTTGTAGTAGCCGGTTATGGCGATGTTGGAAAGGGGTCGGCTCGCTCTATGCGTAGCTATGGTGCTCGCGTTATAGTTACCGAAATTGACCCTATTTGCGCCCTACAAGCTGCTATGGAAGGCTTTGAAGTTACTACTATGGAAGAAGCATTAAAAGAAGGTAATATATTTGTTACGGCAACAGGCAACTGCGACGTTATTACACTTGAACACATGCTTCAAATGAAAAATGAATCTATTGTATGCAATATCGGACACTTCGATAACGAAATTCAAGTCAGTCGTCTCGAAAATTATCCCGGAATTAAAAAAGTAAACATTAAGCCACAAGTTGATCAATATATATTCCCCGACGGACATTCCATTATTTTACTAGCCGAAGGACGATTAGTAAACTTAGGTTGTGCTACAGGTCATCCTTCGTTTGTAATGAGTAATTCGTTTACCAATCAAACATTAGCACAAATCGATTTTTACAAAAATCAATATAAAATTGGTGTTTATCGCTTACCTAAACATTTAGACGAAGAAGTGGCTCGCTTACATTTAGAACACATAGGCGTAAAATTAACCAAGCTTACTGATAAACAAGCACAATATATTGGTGTGCCGGTCGAAGGTCCATATAAAGCCGACCATTATAGATATTAA